The Thunnus maccoyii chromosome 12, fThuMac1.1, whole genome shotgun sequence genomic interval GCCCATatcctgttttcttcttcatccCCCCTCCTTTtatcttctgtctgtctctgctatCTCTGCTATCTTTCTGCCCCACCCTTCCTATCTGCTCatctcgctctttctctctctcttcacagaGAACCTTGTCAAGTATGTGACCACAATGGTATGTGTGGCTGTAGATGGTAAACCAATCATTGGGGTCATACACCAGCCATTCACTGGGTTCACTGGTAAGTGTGTGCGCCTCCTCAACTTCACTTCTGTATGTTCAACAGGATTGCCTCCACCTTATTTTATATTACTATTTATGGagagaaacagtaaaatagTCTTAGTAGAGCTGTAATAATTAAGATGTTGGCTGACAAAATATATTCATTGTATGTATTGAATGTTCCCTCTCTCTACCCCTCCATTccctttgtctttctgtctccctctcatctctcctccaGCCTGGGCGTTTGTGGGTCAGGGATCAAATATGCATCCCCGGTCGTCCTACAGTGTAAGCCCTCCAAAGGTGATAGTATCACGTTCCCACTCTGGGGAAGTTAAAAGCTATATTCATGATGCTTTTGGAAACAACACATCAATCACAGAAGCAGGTGGTGCAGGTGAGTGGggaattatttacatttttatattacatttaaaggtttatataTGTGCAGATGAAGTTCAAAGGCTGCATCTATGAtattaagtaaaaaataacCAAAGCAAATTAAGACTTtcattgcttttgttgttgtttttccctaTTTATGGGCAGACGGAAGTCCATTTTACAAACTGGTAAAACTAAATATGTTAGTTAAAATGTAGTTAATAGTTAATTTGTTGTTGaattttacacatatttacatgttgGGACACGTTTTTCTTCCCGATGACTGTACACATGTTCATAATGGGAACTTTTCGTACAGTCTCCACTTGCAGTCCCCTTATATCAGGACACTTTTTGGTGTGATGAAGAATCAAGCAGTCATATCAACCGTggtctccctttctctctgtctctcagggtACAAGGTCCTGTCGCTCTTGGAGATGCCCTCAAGTGATACAGAGTCCATAGACCAGGCAGACGCTTATGTCCACATCACCTTTATTAAGAAATGGGACATCTGCGCTGGTGCAGCACTACTTAATGCACTGGGTAATATTATAAATATCACTTCAAAAGAGATGAAATACTAAACTAGTGTTTTAACATCTTTAATGAATGTGTTGTTATTTCTATAATGgatttttaatgtgtgtaatgCACTGTGCCAATGACGTGTAATCACCATGATTGTAGGAGGCCACATGACAACACTAAAGGGAGAGGACATCGACTACAGTGGGGCACCACTCAACAAAGGAGGACTGGTGGCCAGTGTTAATGTGGACCATAAGGCCATCGTGGAGAGACTACCAAACTGGGACCCTGAGAAGCactgaaagacacaaacacagagccaTTGGTAGTCTGGTCAGGTTGTGGTAAGAGCAACATGTGGCAGTCCTTTTCTGTAACTAAGAATAGGCTGTAAACATAACCAGGCCTCATCATCATGAGATC includes:
- the bpnt2 gene encoding inositol monophosphatase 3 translates to MAPMGIRLSPLGVAVFCLLGVGVIYHLYAGVISSRLAAFRQTRKVDLRDLLAVSVEAAVLGGIEVKKVRDENGLKEKSKGKTREGANELLTMGDLQSHRKMFNLIRNTFPEITVNSEEHDNMVDKAATWSQDIPADILDKIKAGKDVPAESITVWIDPLDATQEYTENLVKYVTTMVCVAVDGKPIIGVIHQPFTGFTAWAFVGQGSNMHPRSSYSVSPPKVIVSRSHSGEVKSYIHDAFGNNTSITEAGGAGYKVLSLLEMPSSDTESIDQADAYVHITFIKKWDICAGAALLNALGGHMTTLKGEDIDYSGAPLNKGGLVASVNVDHKAIVERLPNWDPEKH